Proteins from one Procambarus clarkii isolate CNS0578487 chromosome 8, FALCON_Pclarkii_2.0, whole genome shotgun sequence genomic window:
- the LOC138360547 gene encoding histone H1-like: MLPGAPVIAPTNSVLLGAPLSSSAIEVVLEEKLNDLRRMEGRIGALDAHDALYLLTRRSRPGDNLVNSQPRPTFPNHCKQAKWDSPIVENIATALLEAASGKNKVRLIAVQAPYAGDFLLVVPNSGLGTRLDHRGLRIVLNLLASPRMASPRTASPRKASPRKASPRKASPRKASPRKASPRKASPRMASPRMASPRKASPRKASPRMASPRMASPRMASPRMASPRMAII; this comes from the exons ATGttgccaggagccccagtgatcgctcccaccaacagtgtgctgctaggggcgcctctgagctcgagcgccattgaagtAGTCcttgaagaaaagctgaacgacctgaggaggatggagggaagaataggggctttagacgcccacgatgctttgtaccttctcacaag ACGGAGCCGGCCAGGGGACAATCTTGTCAACTCTCAacctcgaccaacttttccaaatcactgcaaacaggccaaatgggatagccccatagtggagaacattgccacagcattgctggaggcagcttctgggaAGAACAAAGTTCGTCTCATAGCTGTACAAGCCCCCTATGCCGGGGACTTCTTGTTGGTTGTCCCTAATTCCGGCTTGGGCACCCGCCTAGACCATCGGGGGCTAAGGATTG TCCTGAATTTGCTGGCCAGCCCACGCATGGCCAGCCCACGCACGGCCAGCCCACGCAAGGCCAGCCCACGCAAGGCCAGCCCACGCAAGGCCAGCCCACGCAAGGCCAGCCCACGCAAGGCCAGCCCACGCAAGGCCAGCCCACGCATGGCCAGCCCACGCATGGCCAGCCCACGCAAGGCCAGCCCACGCAAGGCCAGCCCACGCATGGCCAGCCCACGCATGGCCAGCCCACGCATGGCCAGCCCACGCATGGCCAGCCCACGCATGGCCATTATCTGA